The uncultured Hyphomonas sp. genome includes a window with the following:
- a CDS encoding HK97 family phage prohead protease, which produces MSERQYAALPSAHPGAGRDPERHVLHSVVMDPGLRRGERKQTGLLIEGYAALFGIPDQSGDVVRAGAFAHALRSGAALPMLLQHRQGALAGRWTRIIEDGRGLFMRGLIEKPGVQQLVRGGLSGLSIGFRPRLWKPLPGGGRELIEVDLVEVSLVQAPMQARARFGVVGAEAA; this is translated from the coding sequence ATGAGTGAGCGTCAATACGCGGCCCTTCCTTCCGCTCATCCCGGCGCAGGCCGGGATCCAGAGCGGCATGTCCTGCACTCCGTGGTTATGGACCCCGGCCTGCGCCGGGGTGAGCGGAAACAGACAGGCCTCCTCATCGAAGGCTATGCCGCCCTGTTCGGAATACCGGACCAGTCGGGAGACGTGGTGCGCGCGGGGGCGTTCGCGCACGCGCTCCGGTCCGGGGCCGCCCTGCCGATGTTGTTGCAGCACCGGCAGGGCGCGCTGGCCGGGCGCTGGACGCGGATTATCGAAGACGGGCGTGGCCTGTTCATGCGTGGGCTGATCGAAAAGCCGGGCGTGCAGCAACTGGTACGCGGCGGCCTCAGCGGCCTGTCCATCGGATTCCGCCCACGCCTGTGGAAGCCGCTGCCCGGCGGCGGGCGCGAACTGATCGAGGTGGACCTCGTGGAAGTGTCGCTGGTGCAGGCGCCGATGCAGGCACGGGCGCGGTTCGGTGTGGTGGGGGCGGAGGCGGCGTGA
- a CDS encoding phage major capsid protein, with protein sequence MTKETKMAGGNKAAEADLMAAFEAFREANDARLAEIESKGASDPLTDERLARIDRRLEALSLKMARPEAGAAPAAEPDARTEAWGRYLRQGDDSGLAKLDVKALNTGTDAQGGYVAPPELDRLIEARLLAASPMRQIATVRQTSAGTYRKPVSLGAAASWVAEEGARTETTHSGLALLEFPAGELYAMPAATQALLEDSYSDIDAWLADEVENAFAAQESAAFVTGDGTNKPKGFLDYEIVAEASHVWGKVGSVAGDFGAANAADQLIDLIYTPKSQFRANGRFVMNRRTVAAVRKLKDGDGRYLWQPGTGGDPATILGYPVTEVEDMPDIGSGNAAIAFGDFRRFYLIADRQGARVLRDPFSAKPYVLFYTTKRVGGGVQNFDAAKVMVF encoded by the coding sequence ATGACCAAGGAAACCAAAATGGCAGGCGGCAACAAGGCGGCGGAGGCCGACCTGATGGCGGCGTTCGAAGCCTTTCGCGAGGCGAACGATGCGCGGCTGGCCGAGATTGAATCGAAGGGGGCAAGCGATCCGCTGACGGATGAGCGCCTTGCCCGGATTGACCGGCGGCTGGAGGCGCTGAGCCTCAAGATGGCGCGGCCGGAAGCTGGCGCGGCGCCTGCCGCAGAGCCGGATGCCCGCACCGAAGCCTGGGGGCGTTACCTGCGCCAGGGCGATGACAGCGGCCTTGCAAAGCTGGACGTGAAGGCGCTGAACACGGGCACCGACGCGCAGGGTGGCTATGTCGCCCCGCCGGAACTCGACCGCCTCATCGAAGCGCGTCTTCTGGCGGCAAGCCCGATGCGCCAGATTGCGACCGTGCGCCAAACCTCTGCCGGCACCTATCGCAAGCCGGTCAGCCTCGGCGCAGCGGCGAGCTGGGTGGCCGAAGAAGGCGCGCGGACGGAGACCACGCATTCCGGCCTCGCCTTGCTGGAATTCCCGGCGGGGGAACTCTACGCCATGCCCGCCGCGACGCAGGCCCTGCTGGAGGATTCCTATTCGGACATCGACGCCTGGCTGGCCGATGAGGTGGAGAATGCCTTCGCCGCGCAGGAATCGGCGGCCTTCGTGACGGGCGATGGCACGAACAAGCCGAAGGGCTTTCTCGATTATGAGATTGTCGCCGAGGCGAGCCATGTCTGGGGCAAGGTCGGCTCGGTCGCCGGGGACTTTGGCGCCGCCAATGCCGCCGACCAGCTGATCGACCTGATCTACACGCCGAAAAGCCAGTTCCGCGCCAATGGCCGCTTCGTGATGAACCGGCGCACGGTGGCAGCCGTCCGTAAGCTGAAGGATGGCGACGGGCGATACCTGTGGCAGCCGGGCACGGGCGGGGACCCGGCGACGATCCTCGGCTATCCGGTGACGGAAGTTGAAGACATGCCGGACATCGGCAGCGGCAATGCGGCCATCGCCTTTGGCGACTTCCGCCGCTTCTACCTGATCGCCGACCGGCAGGGCGCGCGCGTGCTGCGCGACCCGTTCAGCGCCAAGCCCTACGTGCTGTTCTACACGACCAAGCGCGTGGGCGGCGGTGTGCAGAACTTCGATGCCGCGAAAGTCATGGTGTTCTGA
- a CDS encoding DUF3168 domain-containing protein has translation MSGRAEEAVQVALMALLRTDADVRSVFGTPARVLDAESEEPLYPYALIDRHETSPAGASLVDGLEHRITLACYSRDYGVRGAKECLSALRAAVERADWAVEGQHVVLSQVIFADAMRTADKRAFRGVVRIRIITEEVA, from the coding sequence GTGAGCGGGCGGGCGGAGGAGGCCGTGCAGGTGGCGCTGATGGCGCTGCTGCGCACCGATGCAGATGTGAGGTCCGTATTCGGAACGCCCGCCCGCGTGCTGGACGCGGAGAGCGAGGAACCGCTCTACCCCTATGCGCTGATCGACCGGCACGAGACGAGCCCCGCCGGGGCGAGCCTTGTGGACGGGCTGGAGCATCGCATCACGCTGGCCTGCTACTCCCGCGACTATGGCGTGCGGGGCGCGAAGGAATGTCTCTCGGCCCTGCGCGCGGCGGTGGAGCGGGCGGACTGGGCTGTGGAGGGCCAGCATGTGGTGCTGTCGCAGGTGATCTTTGCGGATGCCATGCGCACGGCGGACAAGCGCGCCTTTCGCGGCGTGGTGCGGATACGGATCATTACAGAGGAGGTAGCCTGA
- a CDS encoding phage major tail protein, TP901-1 family — protein MAGQKGRDILLKISDGGGGYVTLAGIRASRIQLSAALVDATSADSPEAWRELLAGAGAKAAKVTGRGVFKDAASDARMRAVFFAGEAPDWQFILPDFGTLAGAFQVSELSWSGEHDGEAEFSVTLESAGLVSFEAMP, from the coding sequence ATGGCCGGGCAGAAAGGCAGGGACATCCTGCTGAAAATTTCAGACGGGGGTGGCGGCTACGTCACGCTGGCGGGCATCCGCGCAAGCCGGATCCAGCTGTCGGCCGCCCTGGTGGACGCCACCAGCGCTGACAGTCCGGAGGCGTGGCGTGAATTGCTGGCCGGGGCGGGCGCGAAAGCTGCCAAAGTCACCGGCCGGGGCGTGTTCAAGGATGCCGCCAGCGATGCGCGCATGCGGGCCGTCTTCTTCGCGGGCGAGGCACCGGACTGGCAGTTCATCCTGCCGGATTTCGGCACGCTGGCAGGCGCGTTCCAGGTCAGCGAACTCAGCTGGAGCGGCGAGCATGACGGCGAGGCGGAGTTCTCCGTCACGCTGGAAAGCGCCGGCCTTGTCAGCTTCGAGGCGATGCCATGA
- a CDS encoding GTA-gp10 family protein, whose translation MNAARGETSLMIGGSERRLCLTLGALAEIEAAFGCKRMSELDARLRSLSAADLTLVLGALLRGGGEDEAAARLGSADVSPGAAARAVAEAFRLGLAA comes from the coding sequence ATGAACGCGGCGCGAGGAGAGACCAGCCTTATGATCGGCGGGAGTGAGCGGCGGCTGTGCCTGACGCTGGGCGCGCTGGCCGAAATCGAGGCGGCCTTCGGCTGCAAGCGGATGAGCGAGCTGGACGCGCGGCTGCGCAGTCTTTCCGCCGCAGATCTGACGCTTGTGCTGGGGGCCCTGTTGCGGGGCGGCGGAGAGGACGAGGCCGCCGCGCGCCTTGGCAGTGCGGACGTCTCCCCCGGCGCGGCGGCGCGGGCGGTGGCCGAAGCGTTCCGGCTGGGGCTCGCGGCGTAA
- a CDS encoding phage tail assembly chaperone, producing MFPWREMMRAALSAGITPDAFWRLSLREWRWLAGERSDAMSRGRMMALMEAFPDQPSTAHPGARRDPE from the coding sequence ATGTTTCCGTGGCGGGAGATGATGCGCGCCGCGCTGTCGGCCGGGATCACGCCGGACGCGTTCTGGCGCCTGTCCCTGCGCGAGTGGCGCTGGCTGGCGGGTGAACGCAGCGACGCGATGAGCCGGGGGCGGATGATGGCGTTGATGGAGGCCTTTCCGGATCAGCCTTCTACCGCTCATCCCGGCGCACGCCGGGATCCAGAATAA